A genomic segment from Nitrosopumilus sp. K4 encodes:
- a CDS encoding lysyl oxidase family protein — protein sequence MIGTNNVIYDYKKLLPVMAAIGFLFTVPVASEIFAGNGNGQNNIPDTAMLPDISPSIPKHLQIQNSQQGEFLRFTNAWGNIGTGNLEYEPVIPVENPDEAETQDALQNLYDSEGNLVFSEIVSEFEYHDIHNHWHIADIGEFAVQYVDTDKNGNEIPGDIVILPNGVDASSIKVGFCIADVYKINGDNSPTSQRVYWDCEVGLQGIQSGWMDQYHQSVEGNAVSITGIPNGEYFLTHTWNPAEKFVDGNEANDMSWMKFELSDDGNGNRKIAELGGFAPECQSDGTTPGLCGEISKNN from the coding sequence ATGATAGGCACGAACAACGTCATCTATGACTACAAAAAACTTCTTCCAGTGATGGCAGCAATAGGATTTTTGTTTACTGTTCCAGTTGCAAGTGAAATATTTGCAGGTAATGGAAACGGTCAAAATAACATTCCTGACACTGCTATGTTGCCGGACATTTCACCATCTATTCCAAAACATTTGCAAATTCAAAATTCTCAACAAGGTGAATTTTTGAGATTTACAAATGCATGGGGAAACATTGGAACAGGCAATCTAGAATATGAACCTGTTATTCCAGTAGAAAATCCAGATGAAGCAGAAACACAAGATGCATTACAAAACCTATATGATTCCGAAGGAAACTTGGTCTTCTCTGAAATTGTAAGTGAATTTGAATACCATGATATTCACAACCATTGGCATATTGCCGATATTGGTGAATTTGCAGTACAATATGTAGATACTGACAAAAATGGAAATGAAATTCCTGGTGATATTGTAATACTTCCAAACGGTGTTGATGCATCTTCCATCAAAGTAGGATTTTGCATTGCTGATGTATACAAAATCAATGGTGATAATTCCCCTACATCCCAAAGAGTCTATTGGGATTGTGAAGTAGGTCTGCAAGGTATTCAGTCTGGATGGATGGATCAATACCATCAATCAGTTGAAGGAAATGCAGTTTCTATTACTGGAATTCCTAACGGAGAATATTTCCTGACACATACTTGGAACCCTGCTGAGAAATTTGTAGATGGAAATGAAGCCAATGATATGTCTTGGATGAAATTTGAGCTATCGGATGATGGAAATGGTAACAGAAAGATTGCTGAATTGGGTGGATTTGCACCTGAATGTCAATCTGATGGAACTACTCCTGGACTCTGTGGTGAAATAAGCAAAAACAACTAA
- a CDS encoding 4-hydroxyphenylacetate 3-hydroxylase family protein produces MANVETTKTIRTGEDYIQSLRGRDLKVYLFGELIKEPVDHPIIRPSINAVAETYDLAVREEELASAKSSITGLQVNRFLHIAESAQDLVLQNKMQRKLGQNTGTCFQRCVGMDAMNALHSTTFEIDEKHGTNYHQRFLEFVKMVQKENLVIGGAMTDPKGDRSKGPSEQEDPDLFTRVVDKDDKGIYVSGAKAHQTGCINSHWIILMPTIRLTEEDKDWAVVGAIPADAKGVTYIYGRQSCDTRSMEEGDIDDGNAKFGGQEALIVLDRVFIPWDKVFMYGEYEFASMLVERFTCYHRRSYVCKTGLGDVLIGAAATIADYNGIPKVSHIKDKIIEMTHLNETIFAAGIASSHQGHKMKSGVYLNDDMLAQVCKHNVTRFPYEISRLAQDIAGGLVVTLPSEKDFRHPEAGPLLKKYLAGRKGVDVENRMRILRLIENMTLGRNAVGYLTESMHGAGSPQAQRIQIQRQMQIGYKKNLAKNLAGIKNDLDEPKESSEYFKRVFKTKDSVL; encoded by the coding sequence ATGGCAAATGTGGAGACCACTAAAACTATTAGAACCGGTGAAGACTATATTCAAAGTCTTCGTGGGAGAGATCTCAAAGTATATCTTTTTGGTGAATTAATCAAAGAACCTGTTGATCATCCTATTATCAGGCCATCAATTAATGCCGTAGCTGAAACTTATGATCTTGCAGTAAGAGAAGAAGAACTGGCATCTGCAAAATCATCAATTACTGGATTACAAGTAAATCGATTTTTACACATTGCAGAAAGTGCACAAGATCTGGTTTTACAAAATAAAATGCAAAGAAAACTAGGACAAAACACTGGAACCTGTTTCCAAAGATGTGTTGGTATGGACGCAATGAATGCATTACACTCTACAACATTTGAGATTGATGAAAAACATGGAACAAATTACCATCAAAGATTCTTAGAATTTGTTAAGATGGTTCAAAAAGAAAATCTTGTTATTGGTGGTGCCATGACTGATCCAAAGGGAGATAGAAGTAAAGGACCTTCTGAACAAGAAGATCCTGACTTGTTTACTAGAGTTGTTGACAAAGATGATAAAGGAATCTATGTCTCTGGTGCAAAAGCTCACCAAACTGGATGTATAAACTCTCACTGGATAATTTTAATGCCTACGATTAGATTGACAGAAGAAGACAAAGATTGGGCAGTAGTTGGAGCAATTCCTGCAGATGCAAAAGGAGTTACTTACATCTATGGTAGACAGTCTTGTGATACAAGAAGTATGGAAGAAGGTGACATTGATGATGGAAATGCAAAGTTTGGTGGACAAGAAGCATTAATTGTCTTAGATAGAGTTTTCATCCCTTGGGACAAAGTCTTCATGTATGGTGAATATGAATTTGCATCAATGCTTGTTGAACGATTCACATGTTATCATAGAAGAAGTTATGTTTGCAAAACTGGATTGGGTGATGTCTTGATTGGTGCAGCAGCTACAATTGCAGATTATAACGGTATCCCAAAAGTTTCACACATTAAAGATAAAATAATTGAAATGACTCATCTTAATGAGACTATTTTTGCAGCAGGAATTGCATCATCTCATCAAGGCCACAAAATGAAGTCAGGTGTTTATCTCAATGATGATATGCTTGCGCAAGTTTGCAAACATAATGTTACTCGATTCCCATATGAAATCAGTAGACTTGCACAAGACATTGCTGGTGGGTTGGTCGTTACACTGCCTTCTGAAAAAGACTTTAGACATCCAGAAGCAGGTCCTCTACTCAAAAAATACCTAGCAGGAAGAAAAGGTGTTGATGTTGAAAATAGAATGAGAATCCTTAGATTAATCGAAAATATGACTCTTGGAAGAAATGCTGTTGGATATCTGACAGAATCCATGCATGGCGCAGGCTCTCCACAAGCACAAAGAATTCAAATTCAAAGACAGATGCAAATTGGTTACAAAAAGAATCTTGCAAAGAATCTTGCTGGAATCAAAAACGATCTTGACGAACCAAAAGAGTCATCAGAATACTTTAAGCGTGTGTTTAAGACCAAGGACTCTGTTCTCTAA
- a CDS encoding 4-hydroxybutyrate--CoA ligase yields the protein MAESVFLSPKSIAVIGASDKRGSVGATITSNIMNGFKGIVYPISPTRDTVFYKKAYKTVLDVPKSIDLAVIVIKNTLVADVLEECGKKKVKGVIIITAGFKEVDEEGAKREQQIKDIAKKYKIQIIGPNCLGVMNLDPKTMMNSTFLKVTPKSGKIALVSQSGAICAALVEDASAQGIGFSAVISLGNKAAMSEVDVLKMLAAHKQTKVIVMYLEDMGDGQEFLRVCKNITKKLKKPVLVLKSGRSPEGAKAAMSHTGALMGSDEIYDALLKQSGAIRVDTMEELFDYATAFSKQPLPTAGGLVIVSNAGGPAIISTDACSKAGIRMANIDTIRPKIDEVIPPWGSSRNPVDIVGDADFNRFHNVLERVLKHTKVGSVITMCTPSGTLNYDKLAEVIVVMSKKYKKTMLASLMGLDEGITNREILAEGDVPYYTYAEGAIRALAAMIKFAIWVNTKEGKISKFKVNKTKAKKIFDKVKKEKRPNLLEEEGQEVLKAYGLPLPKSALAKTEDEAIKIAKKIGYPVVMKIASPQIIHKSDAGGVKVNLTNDSEIRTAFKTIIKNAKKYDKNAEIKGVLIVEMVKGGKEMIIGSKLEPGFGPVIMLGMGGIYVEILKDVTFKLAPVTDKEADDMISSIKTQKLLQGVRGEKPSDIASLSDCIQRLSQLVTDFKEIKELDMNPVLVLEKGKGCKILDVRIGL from the coding sequence ATGGCAGAATCTGTCTTTTTATCACCAAAATCAATTGCAGTTATTGGCGCATCTGACAAGAGAGGCAGTGTTGGTGCAACTATTACATCAAATATTATGAATGGTTTTAAGGGAATTGTTTATCCTATTAGTCCTACTAGGGATACTGTATTTTACAAAAAAGCATACAAGACTGTATTGGACGTTCCAAAATCAATTGATCTAGCAGTAATTGTAATCAAAAATACACTTGTTGCTGATGTTTTAGAAGAATGTGGAAAGAAAAAGGTTAAGGGTGTCATAATAATCACAGCCGGTTTTAAAGAAGTTGATGAAGAAGGAGCAAAACGTGAACAGCAAATTAAAGACATTGCTAAAAAATACAAAATTCAAATCATTGGTCCAAACTGTCTTGGTGTCATGAATCTTGATCCAAAGACAATGATGAATTCTACATTTCTTAAAGTAACGCCAAAATCTGGAAAAATTGCCCTTGTTTCGCAAAGTGGAGCTATATGTGCAGCACTTGTTGAAGATGCTAGCGCACAAGGAATTGGATTCTCAGCAGTAATTAGTCTTGGAAATAAGGCAGCGATGAGCGAAGTTGATGTTCTAAAAATGTTGGCTGCGCATAAACAAACCAAAGTTATCGTTATGTATCTTGAGGATATGGGAGATGGTCAAGAATTCCTCAGAGTCTGTAAAAATATTACTAAAAAATTAAAGAAACCTGTTCTTGTACTCAAATCTGGTCGTAGTCCAGAAGGTGCAAAGGCTGCAATGTCTCATACTGGTGCCTTGATGGGTTCTGATGAAATCTATGATGCGTTACTAAAACAGTCTGGTGCAATTAGGGTTGATACTATGGAAGAACTATTTGATTATGCAACTGCATTTTCAAAACAACCACTTCCAACAGCAGGAGGTTTAGTTATTGTTTCAAATGCTGGAGGCCCTGCTATCATTTCAACTGATGCTTGCTCTAAAGCAGGAATTAGAATGGCCAACATTGATACTATTCGCCCAAAGATTGATGAGGTGATTCCTCCATGGGGAAGCTCTAGGAACCCAGTAGATATTGTAGGTGATGCTGATTTTAATCGATTCCATAATGTTTTGGAACGTGTACTCAAACATACAAAAGTTGGTTCAGTTATTACAATGTGTACTCCTTCTGGAACTCTAAATTATGATAAATTAGCTGAAGTAATTGTTGTAATGTCAAAGAAATACAAAAAAACAATGCTTGCAAGTTTAATGGGACTGGATGAAGGAATTACCAATAGAGAAATTTTAGCCGAAGGTGATGTTCCCTATTATACATATGCTGAAGGGGCAATTAGAGCTTTAGCTGCAATGATAAAATTTGCAATTTGGGTAAATACTAAAGAAGGAAAAATTTCAAAATTCAAAGTAAACAAAACTAAAGCAAAAAAGATCTTCGATAAAGTCAAAAAAGAAAAACGTCCAAATCTTCTAGAAGAAGAGGGACAAGAAGTACTCAAAGCATATGGTTTACCATTACCAAAAAGTGCTTTGGCTAAAACAGAAGATGAAGCAATTAAAATTGCAAAAAAAATTGGTTATCCTGTCGTAATGAAGATCGCTTCACCTCAAATTATTCACAAGTCTGATGCTGGCGGTGTTAAAGTAAACCTTACAAACGACTCAGAAATTCGAACTGCATTTAAAACCATAATCAAAAACGCCAAAAAATACGACAAAAATGCTGAGATCAAAGGCGTATTAATTGTTGAAATGGTCAAAGGGGGAAAAGAAATGATAATTGGCTCAAAATTAGAGCCTGGATTTGGCCCTGTAATTATGCTTGGTATGGGAGGAATCTATGTAGAGATCCTCAAAGATGTTACATTCAAACTTGCACCTGTGACTGATAAGGAAGCAGATGATATGATTTCTTCGATCAAGACACAAAAACTGCTTCAAGGAGTAAGAGGAGAAAAACCATCCGATATTGCATCTTTGTCAGATTGCATTCAGCGATTATCACAACTTGTTACTGACTTTAAAGAGATCAAAGAGCTTGACATGAACCCAGTTTTGGTTCTAGAGAAAGGAAAGGGCTGCAAAATATTAGATGTCCGAATAGGGCTTTGA
- a CDS encoding reverse transcriptase-like protein, with protein sequence MVVSVYVDGSGGPNGGYGFFVKETGESFYEKQPDITNNQAEYMAIISALKKFSDSDSDVIIYSDSKNTVSQLNHEFAINNEKLRELAREAWQLIGKFSNLTITWVPRKENLAGKMLGS encoded by the coding sequence ATGGTAGTTAGTGTTTATGTTGATGGCTCAGGAGGCCCAAATGGAGGTTATGGATTTTTTGTAAAAGAAACTGGAGAATCATTTTATGAAAAACAACCTGATATTACAAACAATCAGGCTGAATACATGGCAATAATCTCTGCACTCAAAAAATTTTCTGACAGTGATTCCGATGTAATTATCTACAGCGATTCAAAAAATACTGTATCACAACTTAACCATGAATTTGCTATCAATAATGAAAAACTTCGTGAATTGGCACGTGAGGCATGGCAACTGATTGGAAAATTCTCTAATCTTACAATAACATGGGTACCAAGAAAAGAAAATTTGGCTGGTAAAATGTTGGGCAGCTAA
- a CDS encoding winged helix-turn-helix domain-containing protein — MANDPDAKRLLWFVFAGSRGGINRLKIINAIRKNPLNTNQLSKELGLDYKAIQHHIRVLEKNNLITSVGEKYGIAFFISTFLEVNMEAFEEIERKLDKSK, encoded by the coding sequence ATGGCAAATGACCCTGATGCAAAGCGACTGTTATGGTTTGTTTTTGCAGGTTCACGAGGGGGAATTAATCGCTTAAAAATAATTAATGCAATAAGAAAAAATCCATTAAACACTAACCAATTATCCAAAGAATTAGGTTTAGACTATAAGGCTATTCAGCATCATATCAGAGTATTAGAGAAAAATAATCTAATTACTTCTGTGGGTGAAAAATACGGAATTGCATTTTTCATATCTACTTTTTTGGAAGTCAATATGGAGGCATTTGAAGAAATTGAAAGAAAATTGGATAAAAGTAAATAA
- a CDS encoding radical SAM protein, translated as MMLNYDAPLYRPPSEARSLIFQVTLGCSFNECSFCDMYRSKEYSERSWDEVKMEIDLMSKHLPNTTRIFLADGDALNLDAQYIVKIVKYLKEKFPNLERISCYAMPMNILKKTPEELKMMHDAGLDMLYLGIESGSDIILKKVTKGAIAKTIIKSVNKAKEAGYIMSCMIILGLGGRTYSKEHIKGTAEVISACSPNYVGALTLYLENGIKQEFLDKFGEPFIRINDDESLEELRDLISQIETTDEIVFRANHGSNAYTIKGTFPQDKQAMLDKIEWMKQHPEIMRPQGLRGF; from the coding sequence ATGATGTTGAATTATGATGCTCCGTTGTATAGGCCACCATCTGAAGCACGATCATTGATTTTTCAGGTTACATTAGGATGTTCATTTAATGAATGTTCATTTTGTGATATGTATAGATCAAAAGAATATTCAGAAAGATCATGGGATGAGGTTAAAATGGAGATTGATTTGATGTCAAAACATCTTCCAAATACTACAAGAATTTTCTTAGCAGACGGTGATGCTCTAAATCTGGATGCACAATACATTGTAAAAATTGTAAAATACCTAAAAGAAAAGTTTCCAAATCTTGAAAGGATTTCATGCTATGCAATGCCTATGAATATTTTAAAGAAGACACCTGAAGAGTTGAAAATGATGCATGATGCCGGACTTGACATGTTGTATTTAGGAATTGAAAGTGGCTCAGATATTATTCTAAAAAAAGTAACAAAAGGTGCCATTGCAAAAACAATAATCAAATCAGTGAATAAGGCAAAAGAAGCAGGGTACATCATGTCCTGTATGATAATTTTAGGATTAGGAGGAAGAACATACTCTAAAGAACATATCAAAGGAACAGCAGAGGTGATCAGTGCATGTTCTCCAAATTATGTTGGTGCATTAACATTGTATTTAGAAAACGGAATTAAACAAGAATTTCTTGACAAGTTTGGAGAGCCATTTATCAGAATTAATGATGATGAGTCATTAGAAGAACTTCGGGATCTTATTAGCCAAATTGAGACTACAGATGAGATAGTTTTCAGAGCAAATCATGGTTCTAATGCATATACAATAAAGGGAACGTTTCCACAAGACAAACAAGCAATGTTAGATAAGATAGAGTGGATGAAACAACATCCAGAAATCATGCGTCCTCAAGGGCTACGTGGGTTTTAA
- a CDS encoding thioredoxin family protein — translation MKVQVLTTSGCSNCSALEKMLDELNVKYETIDVTEHPEYLEKYPIFTAPGLVINEKLEFTGIPKPAELQRKLDELR, via the coding sequence ATGAAAGTTCAAGTTCTAACCACTTCCGGATGCTCCAATTGTAGTGCCCTAGAAAAAATGTTAGATGAATTGAACGTAAAATATGAAACCATTGATGTTACAGAACATCCTGAATATTTGGAAAAATACCCTATCTTTACAGCACCTGGATTGGTAATTAATGAAAAATTAGAATTTACTGGAATACCAAAACCTGCCGAACTGCAAAGAAAACTAGATGAACTCAGGTAA
- a CDS encoding YHS domain-containing protein has product MKDPVCGMDVGEKGESIVHKGKEYRFCCATCRWAFEQNPDQFVES; this is encoded by the coding sequence ATGAAAGATCCTGTATGTGGAATGGATGTTGGTGAAAAAGGAGAATCGATTGTACACAAAGGTAAAGAATACCGATTTTGTTGCGCAACTTGCAGGTGGGCCTTTGAACAAAACCCAGACCAGTTTGTAGAGTCATGA